One Sediminicola sp. YIK13 DNA segment encodes these proteins:
- a CDS encoding universal stress protein yields MQTILYATDYSKNSVAALLYANSLCYKLNAKLLVLHVFDHPMSLATKVSLAYLKKEQELFEVHKMKLEAFCYEHLKDKPIVTNRQVIAIENRSSTDGILEAIVSLDPDMVVVGTKGGSALKELLLGSTATGLIKKAPCTVLTVPENTTLVPLHTLVYATDFEDADIFAIQQLVKIAEPFEASIKIVHITTKDEYEEDRQVAWLQKMLEQKVDYKPMDFERILSENILEALHTYIERSDVSILGMLERDDGSLIRKLMHKDLVIAMESYLTIPLMCFKVGGL; encoded by the coding sequence ATGCAAACTATACTTTATGCCACTGACTATTCAAAAAATTCCGTTGCAGCCCTGTTATATGCCAATAGTCTATGTTATAAACTAAACGCCAAGCTGCTGGTCCTCCATGTGTTTGACCATCCCATGTCCCTGGCCACCAAAGTTTCTTTGGCGTATTTAAAAAAAGAACAGGAGCTGTTTGAGGTTCACAAAATGAAATTGGAGGCCTTTTGTTATGAGCATTTAAAAGACAAGCCCATTGTGACCAACCGCCAAGTGATCGCCATAGAGAATAGATCCAGTACGGACGGCATCCTTGAAGCCATTGTATCTCTAGATCCGGATATGGTGGTTGTGGGCACTAAGGGCGGCAGCGCCCTCAAGGAATTATTATTGGGGAGTACGGCCACTGGGTTGATAAAAAAAGCCCCTTGTACCGTTTTGACGGTTCCCGAAAATACAACCCTCGTCCCATTGCACACCCTGGTCTATGCCACTGATTTTGAAGATGCCGATATTTTTGCCATCCAACAGCTGGTGAAAATTGCCGAACCCTTCGAGGCATCCATAAAAATTGTACACATTACCACTAAGGATGAATACGAAGAGGATAGACAGGTAGCATGGTTACAAAAAATGCTGGAGCAAAAAGTGGACTATAAACCCATGGATTTTGAACGTATATTATCCGAGAATATCCTGGAGGCACTCCATACCTATATAGAACGATCTGATGTATCCATTTTGGGGATGCTGGAACGTGATGATGGCAGCCTTATTCGAAAATTGATGCACAAAGACCTTGTCATAGCCATGGAATCTTACTTGACCATTCCTCTTATGTGCTTTAAGGTGGGGGGTCTTTAA
- a CDS encoding SDR family oxidoreductase, protein MGNGFFKNKVAIVSGSSMGIGKAIAQELLNLGAKVVLNGRDRQRLEHTALEFRELGYDTLPVVADIRFPAQCRQLIDSAVSTYGGLDILVNNAGISSRGSVEDMADSNYKIIAETNFNGSAHLSKYAIPHLKISKGHIIFINSVASFRGMPYNAAYSTSKMAQAGLAEALRIELSDNGVHVGITYVGFTENDPKKTILDADGSWIYLPKRTNEKLDTREHVAKSVCVQIAMRKDSITLTGLGHLAKVITRYFPLLGHWILWWNRVKIKNEYTMIGGARAEVHISNAPPRDVEELI, encoded by the coding sequence ATGGGAAACGGGTTTTTTAAAAATAAGGTGGCCATTGTCAGTGGTTCCAGTATGGGCATAGGAAAAGCCATAGCCCAAGAATTATTGAATCTGGGCGCCAAGGTGGTGTTAAATGGAAGGGACAGGCAGCGATTGGAGCATACGGCATTGGAATTTAGGGAACTGGGTTACGATACCCTGCCCGTGGTTGCAGATATCCGTTTTCCTGCCCAATGCAGACAATTGATAGATAGTGCGGTAAGCACCTATGGGGGACTTGATATTTTGGTGAACAATGCCGGGATAAGCAGCAGGGGCAGTGTGGAGGATATGGCCGATTCCAATTACAAAATTATTGCCGAGACCAATTTTAACGGATCCGCACATTTAAGTAAATACGCCATCCCCCATTTAAAAATATCAAAAGGACATATCATCTTTATCAATAGCGTTGCCAGTTTTAGGGGCATGCCCTACAATGCAGCTTATAGCACCTCTAAAATGGCACAGGCCGGGTTGGCAGAAGCCTTACGGATAGAGTTGTCCGACAACGGGGTGCACGTAGGGATTACGTATGTTGGTTTTACCGAAAACGATCCCAAAAAGACCATTTTGGATGCGGATGGCTCTTGGATCTATCTTCCCAAACGGACAAATGAAAAACTCGATACCCGTGAACACGTGGCCAAAAGTGTCTGCGTACAGATCGCCATGCGCAAGGACTCCATAACATTAACGGGTCTTGGACATCTGGCAAAGGTGATCACCCGCTATTTTCCACTGTTGGGGCATTGGATACTTTGGTGGAACAGGGTAAAGATCAAAAATGAATATACCATGATAGGAGGGGCAAGGGCAGAGGTACATATTTCCAATGCACCACCAAGGGATGTAGAGGAATTGATTTGA